Genomic DNA from Candidatus Margulisiibacteriota bacterium:
ACTTCGCCGTCTCACCACATACCATGGTCACATGATGTCCCCGCTCAATCAGCTTACGGGCAAATTCATAGGAGCGTGTCCCTCCGCCAATAGAAGGAGTCGTGAAATGTTGATGGAAATAAAGTATTGTCATTTACCCATGTTGTTTATTATATTTCGTATTTTTCCACCGTTTGATATTAAAGATTCAACATATAGAATTTGAAACTTAGCTTTATTTCCTAAAACCGATTTCAATCGTTGGACTATGTCTTTAATTACAATGGATTTTTCTAAATCAACTAGCTTCAAATCAAAATCATTAATAGATTTTTGTATTAACTGGTAATTCGTATTATCTAACAAGTAAGGTTTTATTACCATCCGTATGGCAACAGGTAATATTTGTTCTTTGTTTTCAGACATTAAGATATCATCTATTCGTCCTAAAACTTCATCGAAAAGATATGGTAAGGGATACTTCCTTTGTTTTTCAATAGAAATGGGGTGAACTAAATCACCAATCCTATAACGAATAAATGGCATAGCTTCATTTTGAAATGATGTAGCTATAATTTCTTTATATTTACCATCTCCTATCATTTCAACAAAACCATGTTCATAATTTAGCATATATCCCTCCTGTTCAGGAGTTTCCTGAGCAGAAAAACAACTTTCTCCAGAACCATATTGCTGGAAGACGCCTGTTCTAAAAGCAATCTCAATTTTTGCTCTATTTTCTTCAATGAGGGTTTCCCCAGTAGTGAATATTGCTTTTATAGGGACAGTAAGTCTGGCATAATCATTACTAATTAAATTGGCCAAATACAAAATTGAATTTGGATGCCCCTGTATGAAAACAGGTTTAAATTCGTTAATTTTATTAATATAATCTTTACCTGTTGTATGATTCAAATGATGTGAAGACAATAATAATTGATTTTCAAAAC
This window encodes:
- a CDS encoding glycosyltransferase WbuB — its product is MTILYFHQHFTTPSIGGGTRSYEFARKLIERGHHVTMVCGETAK